A region from the Lemur catta isolate mLemCat1 chromosome 7, mLemCat1.pri, whole genome shotgun sequence genome encodes:
- the ASRGL1 gene encoding isoaspartyl peptidase/L-asparaginase — protein sequence MNPVVVVHGGGASNIAKDRKECVRLGIVKAATAGYKILKQGGSAVDAVEEAVTTLENDPEFNAGCGSVLNTNGDVEMDASIMDGKDLSAGAVSAVRCIANPIKLARLVMEKTPHCFLTDQGAAKFAAAMGIPEIPGEQLITEKNKKRLEKEKLEKGAQKSDCQKNLGTVGAVALDCKGNLAYATSTGGIVNKMVGRVGDTPCIGSGGYADNDIGAISTTGHGESILKVNLARLTLFHLEQGKSLEEAADLSLGFMKSRLRGLGGLILISKTGDWVVKWTSASMPWAAAKDGKLHSGIDVDETTTTDLP from the exons ATGAATCCCGTCGTCGTCGTCCACGGTGGCGGAGCCAGCAACATCGCCAAGGACCGAAAGGAGTGCGTGCGCCTGGGCATCGTCAAAGCCGCCACCGCGGGTTACAAAATCCTCAAGCAGGGCGGGAGCGCGGTGGATGCTGTGGAAGAAGCTGTGACCACCCTGGAAAATGATCCTGAGTTCAATGCAG GGTGTGGATCTGTCTTGAATACGAATGGTGACGTTGAAATGGATGCTAGTATCATGGATGGAAAAGACCTGTCTGCCGGAGCAGTGTCCGCAGTCCGGTGTATAGCAAATCCCATTAAACTTGCTCGGCTTGTCATGGAAAAG ACACCTCATTGCTTTCTGACTGACCAAGGTGCAGCAAAATTTGCAGCAGCTATGGGGATTCCAGAGATTCCTGGAGAACAACtgataacagagaaaaataagaagcGCCTGGAAAAAGAGAAGCTTGAGAAAGGTGCTCAGAAATCAGACTGTCAAAA AAACTTGGGAACcgtgggtgctgttgccttggaCTGCAAAGGAAACTTAGCTTATGCAACCTCTACAGGGGGTATCGTGAATAAAATGGTTGGCCGAGTTGGAGACACACCGTGTATAG GATCTGGAGGTTACGCTGACAATGACATTGGAGCCATTTCAACCACAGGGCATGGGGAAAGCATCCTGAAGGTGAATCTGGCCAGACTCACCCTCTTCCACCTAGAACAAG GGAAGAGCTTAGAAGAGGCTGCCGACCTGTCGTTGGGTTTTATGAAGTCGAGGCTCAGAGGTTTAGGTGGCCTCATCTTGATCAGCAAAACAGGAGACTGGGTGGTGAAGTGGACCTCTGCCTCCATGCCCTGGGCCGCCGCGAAGGACGGCAAGCTGCACTCGGGAATCGACGTTGACGAAACCACTACCACGGACCTGCCCTGA